A region from the Desulfitobacterium dehalogenans ATCC 51507 genome encodes:
- a CDS encoding PLP-dependent aminotransferase family protein — protein MIYIDKEMDTPLYEQIYRQIQEDIISGNLSPGTLLPGIRTLSKTLGVARNTVDKAYTQLAVEGYICPRKGAGFAIESIRDSKRSGEIQNLSCAVTDDSGHETEERNLPYDFQYGSFPDECFPKAAWKKYMLEVLSSPDSSSYMTQYQDKQGNRSLRCELRNYLYQTRGVVCTEAQILIGCGLHYSLDILCKLFASHKRIAMEEPGYNGAKEVFQNNGFLIRHIPSTQDGLDFSGLKTLDVPAVYVTPSHQFPYGTVLPISKRRELLEWAAEENAYIIEDDYDSEYRYDANPVPSLQSIDGNDRVIYIGTFSKSLSPSLRINYMVLPKHLLGAYHQMFSSYSSPVTWLTQEVLARFLRSGDYTRHVRRMCAVYRKRHDVFVQQLSKQFGPKIVLHGQGAGLHFLLEFSDGVHADRLILTAKKAGVRVYPVTPFWSVSEACPPNMLFAGYSLLNEGQIQEGIRLLKQAWAL, from the coding sequence ATGATTTATATTGACAAAGAAATGGACACACCTTTATATGAACAGATTTACAGGCAAATACAAGAGGACATAATTTCCGGAAATCTTTCCCCGGGGACGCTGCTGCCCGGAATCCGAACTTTATCAAAGACGTTAGGTGTCGCGCGTAATACCGTGGATAAGGCCTATACACAACTAGCGGTGGAGGGGTATATTTGCCCTCGAAAAGGTGCGGGTTTTGCCATAGAAAGCATCAGAGATTCTAAAAGGAGCGGTGAAATTCAAAATTTGTCCTGTGCGGTGACTGATGATTCAGGTCACGAGACAGAAGAGAGAAACCTTCCCTATGATTTTCAATATGGAAGTTTTCCTGACGAGTGCTTTCCTAAAGCGGCATGGAAAAAGTATATGCTGGAGGTGCTATCCTCACCCGATTCGTCATCTTATATGACGCAGTATCAGGATAAACAGGGGAACCGTTCCCTGCGCTGTGAACTTCGGAACTATTTGTACCAGACCCGCGGGGTGGTTTGTACAGAAGCCCAGATCCTCATCGGCTGTGGTCTGCATTATTCGCTGGATATTTTATGTAAGCTGTTTGCAAGCCATAAGAGGATTGCCATGGAGGAACCGGGATATAACGGAGCCAAAGAGGTATTTCAAAACAATGGGTTTTTGATACGCCATATTCCATCTACACAAGACGGACTTGACTTCTCAGGGCTAAAAACATTGGATGTCCCTGCTGTTTATGTAACACCGTCCCATCAGTTTCCTTATGGAACCGTCCTGCCGATTTCCAAACGACGGGAATTGCTGGAATGGGCAGCGGAAGAAAATGCTTATATCATTGAAGACGATTATGACAGCGAATACAGGTACGATGCAAATCCGGTACCGTCCCTGCAGTCCATCGATGGCAATGACCGTGTTATTTATATCGGCACCTTTTCCAAATCTCTTTCTCCATCATTGCGCATCAATTACATGGTACTCCCTAAACATTTACTTGGGGCCTACCATCAGATGTTTTCTTCTTACAGCAGCCCCGTTACTTGGCTGACACAGGAAGTGCTGGCAAGATTTCTTCGCTCTGGCGATTATACCCGGCATGTGCGCCGGATGTGTGCAGTCTATCGAAAACGGCATGACGTTTTTGTCCAGCAGCTGTCGAAACAATTCGGGCCAAAAATCGTGCTGCACGGGCAAGGTGCAGGGTTGCATTTTTTGTTGGAGTTTTCGGATGGAGTGCATGCCGACCGGTTAATCCTGACCGCAAAGAAAGCAGGAGTCAGGGTATACCCGGTAACCCCGTTCTGGAGTGTTTCGGAAGCCTGCCCCCCCAATATGCTTTTTGCAGGGTACAGCCTGCTGAATGAGGGGCAGATACAAGAGGGAATCCGCCTTTTGAAGCAAGCGTGGGCTCTATAG
- a CDS encoding cation diffusion facilitator family transporter, giving the protein MNTANRKVKVAALSIVSNSVLIILKVTAGLLSGSISIISEAIHSGMDLIASIIAFFSVRMSSKPADRKHPYGHGKIENVSGVLEGLLIFVAACLIIAEAIKKIQHPVEISQTWVAIAVMLFSGVVNTLVSRILYKVAKEEDSIALEADALHLKTDVYTSLGVAVGLLLIWITKINILDPIAAILVALLIIKEAFVLCKNAFEPLLDTKLSDEDEMKIKTIMDSYHGKILDYHNLRTRKSGNIKYIDCHLTVSEGLTIRETHEMSDEMERELELALKNTNVNIHFEPGKDGQ; this is encoded by the coding sequence TTGAATACCGCAAATAGGAAGGTAAAGGTTGCCGCATTATCCATCGTATCGAATTCGGTGCTGATCATTCTCAAGGTTACAGCAGGTTTGCTAAGCGGATCCATCAGTATTATTTCCGAAGCCATACATTCCGGTATGGATCTCATCGCTTCCATCATCGCATTTTTCTCGGTGAGGATGTCGTCAAAGCCTGCTGATCGGAAGCATCCCTACGGTCACGGGAAAATTGAAAATGTTTCAGGTGTTCTGGAGGGCCTGCTGATTTTTGTGGCAGCCTGCCTTATCATAGCTGAGGCCATAAAAAAGATACAACACCCCGTGGAAATTTCTCAAACATGGGTGGCTATAGCGGTCATGCTGTTTTCCGGTGTTGTGAACACCCTGGTTTCCAGGATTCTCTACAAGGTGGCCAAAGAAGAGGATTCCATAGCGCTGGAGGCAGATGCCCTGCACCTGAAAACAGATGTGTATACCTCTCTTGGCGTCGCGGTTGGCCTTCTGTTGATCTGGATTACGAAAATCAACATACTTGACCCGATTGCGGCCATATTGGTGGCACTGCTGATCATAAAGGAAGCCTTTGTGCTTTGCAAAAATGCCTTCGAACCGCTTCTGGACACAAAATTGTCGGATGAGGACGAAATGAAGATCAAGACTATTATGGATAGCTATCATGGCAAAATATTGGATTATCATAACTTGCGTACCAGAAAATCCGGCAACATCAAATATATTGACTGCCATCTTACGGTTAGTGAGGGTCTGACCATTCGCGAAACCCATGAAATGAGCGATGAAATGGAACGGGAGCTGGAACTGGCCTTGAAGAATACAAATGTCAACATCCATTTTGAGCCAGGAAAGGATGGACAGTGA
- a CDS encoding PucR family transcriptional regulator — protein MNKQFSVPDYMQELVMASGQGLDLLTHTLAKVINRPVLVSTSAYKLVASSSHYDCEFFQVELDDPRIHDESLFLCHISAGTFKVRAIGRAIAPLGRVIGYIFILSDEDNPDREAFQPLLDYTSSLYAVHLQSRLELKQEQSKFKNAFLYDLLYGNLKRSEDIIATGEVWGWNFSRPHTVMVFLLPDPEHHNPGHHLMDFLSRIIEEIFIDNYYKNPALILRQNELVILVPLQADKSALQKEEILGFAEKTFSQIRTTELNNLVTCGVGQVYSESTELFRSYQEAKVAFEMGKLLEIPVPFFSELGLERILYKHDLQDLKEYYVHVLGELHKQDDPESSLIALLESFAENQFDVNKTAKAIFMHPNTLRYRLNKIENILGKSLTDNHTRLDIMAALKIKRLHTIEKLLA, from the coding sequence ATGAACAAGCAATTTTCCGTTCCGGATTATATGCAAGAATTGGTTATGGCTTCAGGACAGGGGTTAGATCTTCTGACCCATACTTTAGCTAAGGTCATTAATCGGCCTGTACTGGTTTCAACTTCTGCTTATAAACTGGTTGCCTCCTCTTCTCACTATGATTGTGAATTCTTTCAAGTTGAACTGGATGACCCTCGGATCCATGACGAAAGCCTTTTTCTCTGTCATATCTCTGCGGGTACTTTTAAGGTACGTGCCATAGGTCGTGCTATTGCTCCCCTTGGCCGTGTCATTGGGTATATTTTCATTCTTAGTGATGAAGATAATCCGGATCGAGAAGCCTTTCAACCCCTGTTGGATTATACATCATCACTCTATGCCGTCCACCTCCAGAGCCGGTTAGAGCTTAAGCAGGAGCAAAGCAAGTTTAAAAATGCCTTTCTCTATGATCTGCTTTACGGAAACCTTAAACGCAGTGAAGATATCATTGCTACCGGAGAAGTGTGGGGCTGGAATTTCAGTCGCCCCCATACGGTTATGGTTTTTCTCCTTCCTGATCCGGAGCATCATAATCCGGGGCATCATCTTATGGATTTTCTCTCCCGCATCATAGAAGAAATTTTCATCGATAACTATTATAAAAACCCGGCACTCATCCTCCGCCAAAATGAACTGGTGATCCTCGTTCCTCTTCAGGCGGATAAATCTGCTTTGCAAAAGGAAGAAATACTTGGTTTTGCTGAAAAAACTTTTTCTCAAATCAGAACCACGGAATTAAATAATCTGGTAACCTGTGGAGTAGGACAGGTTTATTCCGAATCCACCGAGCTTTTTCGCAGTTATCAGGAAGCTAAAGTGGCTTTTGAAATGGGAAAGCTATTAGAAATACCTGTTCCCTTCTTCAGTGAACTCGGCTTGGAACGAATCCTGTATAAACATGATCTCCAGGACTTAAAAGAATACTATGTCCATGTTCTGGGGGAATTGCACAAACAAGATGATCCGGAAAGTTCCCTTATAGCCCTCCTGGAGAGCTTTGCCGAGAACCAATTTGACGTGAACAAAACCGCCAAAGCGATCTTCATGCACCCTAATACCTTGCGCTACCGCTTGAATAAAATTGAAAACATCTTAGGTAAGTCCTTGACGGATAACCATACCCGCCTGGATATCATGGCAGCTCTTAAAATTAAACGGCTTCACACTATTGAAAAATTATTGGCTTGA
- a CDS encoding molybdopterin-dependent oxidoreductase, with amino-acid sequence MSSFLKKVTDKTISRRSFLKATAAGTAGLALTGCGSVLAPAGGKINAVGEEQGEWISAACWHNCGGRCLNKALVVDGVVIRQKTDDTHEDSPDYPQQRGCLRGRSQRQQVFGADRLKYPMKRKHWQPGGGDKSLRGQDEWERISWDEALAYIADELNRVKKDYGNRSILHIGGWSSRITDISRTLGLYGGYCEYWNTNSFGSWAMTPKTVGFMQLGVWDQTVNDRFDLRNCETIIMLSMNPAWSAMGSSSWHYRQAKKAGAKFIGIDPFFNATYSMLGAQWVPVRPSTDAALLLAIAYVLITKDHPTLNPLIDWEFLNKCAIGFDAEHMPEGEDPKGNFKDHVLGTYDGVPKTPEWASEICGVSEDQIEKLALEFRKDKKVAFICGMASGRTRNSDNLPQLIMTIGAMTGHMGKSGHMTGSTMHATSGNGGPALVCAGSNGLPGIPNPVDDSINAGQVWDAILNGKYNFTGSGDFTSADQYKPGEERDIDIRIIYHSGGATLQTNDGMTKGIEAHRKVDLVVSHSQFVTTNSKYADIVLPVTTEWEKIGGFSGGTLVHSGNREMIIMYSQISEPLYEARSDQWIAIELAKKLGIDEKEAFPFDEKQQFFNALASTTVVNEDGKTYGPLVTITQEDIDELGVTGKPQTGKITYRELKEKGVYQVKRYPGDNYGYIAYEDFVRDPENNPLSSESGKLEIYSRKLAKTINDMGFSTIQPIPSYIKPAGGFEDTFQEWEGKAKGEYPYQVINPHYLRRSHTVFDNVKWLQEAWPNPVFLNTNDARDNGLADGDTVLITSPYGKILRNACLTERVRPGVVALPHGAWVDMDEKTGIDVGGADNILSGQIPTGQGVSGFNTGIARIEKYTQSKLIPDVEKAARIVFQEGV; translated from the coding sequence ATGTCAAGTTTTCTTAAAAAAGTAACGGATAAAACCATAAGCCGCAGGAGTTTCTTAAAAGCAACTGCGGCAGGTACTGCCGGCTTGGCACTGACCGGTTGCGGGAGTGTCTTAGCACCGGCGGGGGGAAAGATCAATGCGGTGGGAGAGGAGCAAGGAGAATGGATCTCGGCAGCCTGCTGGCATAACTGCGGTGGACGATGTTTGAACAAAGCACTGGTGGTGGATGGAGTAGTCATTCGCCAGAAAACAGATGATACCCATGAAGATTCTCCAGACTACCCACAACAGAGAGGTTGTTTGAGAGGACGCTCTCAACGCCAGCAGGTCTTTGGCGCGGATCGGTTGAAATACCCCATGAAACGCAAACATTGGCAGCCCGGCGGAGGGGATAAATCCCTGCGCGGTCAGGATGAATGGGAGCGGATCAGCTGGGATGAAGCCTTGGCTTATATTGCCGATGAATTGAATCGGGTGAAAAAAGACTATGGCAACCGTTCGATTCTGCATATTGGAGGATGGAGCAGCCGAATTACGGATATCTCAAGAACCTTGGGATTGTATGGGGGATATTGCGAATACTGGAATACCAACTCTTTCGGCAGTTGGGCCATGACACCTAAAACCGTTGGTTTTATGCAATTAGGAGTATGGGATCAGACGGTGAATGATCGTTTTGATCTGCGGAACTGTGAGACCATTATCATGCTCAGCATGAATCCGGCCTGGAGTGCGATGGGAAGTTCCAGTTGGCACTATAGGCAAGCCAAGAAAGCCGGAGCGAAATTTATCGGGATTGACCCCTTTTTCAATGCTACCTATTCTATGTTGGGTGCACAGTGGGTACCGGTCCGACCAAGTACGGACGCAGCCTTGCTGTTAGCCATTGCCTATGTCCTCATTACCAAAGATCACCCGACCCTTAATCCTTTGATTGATTGGGAGTTTTTAAATAAGTGTGCTATTGGCTTTGATGCAGAGCATATGCCGGAAGGTGAAGATCCTAAAGGCAATTTCAAAGACCATGTGCTCGGGACTTACGACGGTGTTCCTAAAACACCGGAATGGGCCAGTGAAATTTGTGGAGTGTCTGAAGACCAGATCGAGAAATTAGCGCTGGAGTTCCGAAAAGATAAAAAGGTAGCCTTCATCTGCGGGATGGCTTCCGGAAGAACCAGAAACTCGGATAATCTGCCGCAATTGATTATGACCATCGGAGCCATGACCGGTCATATGGGCAAATCCGGACATATGACCGGCAGTACCATGCATGCCACATCCGGCAATGGGGGCCCGGCTCTGGTGTGTGCGGGTTCCAACGGCCTGCCGGGGATCCCTAATCCCGTAGATGACAGTATTAATGCAGGTCAGGTCTGGGACGCGATCCTAAACGGCAAATACAACTTCACCGGAAGCGGGGACTTCACTTCAGCCGACCAATACAAACCTGGTGAAGAAAGAGATATCGATATTCGGATCATTTATCATTCAGGCGGTGCGACGTTGCAGACCAACGATGGGATGACCAAAGGGATCGAAGCCCATCGCAAGGTGGATTTGGTTGTCTCTCATTCTCAGTTCGTCACCACAAATTCCAAGTATGCAGATATTGTCCTCCCGGTAACAACGGAGTGGGAGAAAATCGGCGGTTTCTCCGGAGGAACCTTGGTGCACAGCGGCAACCGTGAAATGATTATTATGTATTCCCAAATCTCGGAACCCCTTTACGAAGCCAGGAGTGATCAATGGATCGCCATAGAACTGGCCAAGAAGTTGGGAATCGATGAAAAAGAAGCCTTCCCCTTTGATGAGAAGCAGCAGTTCTTTAATGCCTTGGCCAGCACTACAGTAGTCAATGAAGATGGGAAGACCTACGGGCCCTTGGTGACCATAACCCAGGAAGATATTGATGAGTTAGGAGTGACCGGCAAGCCCCAAACTGGGAAAATCACTTATCGTGAACTCAAGGAAAAGGGAGTATATCAAGTTAAACGCTATCCAGGGGATAATTATGGGTATATTGCCTATGAAGATTTTGTCCGGGATCCTGAGAATAATCCCTTAAGCTCAGAAAGCGGCAAGTTGGAAATCTATAGCCGAAAGTTGGCGAAAACCATCAATGACATGGGATTTAGTACAATTCAGCCGATTCCATCCTATATCAAACCTGCCGGGGGATTTGAAGATACCTTCCAGGAATGGGAGGGTAAAGCCAAAGGAGAATATCCCTATCAGGTGATCAATCCTCATTACCTTCGCCGTTCCCACACCGTTTTCGATAATGTGAAATGGCTTCAGGAAGCTTGGCCTAATCCTGTTTTCTTGAATACCAACGATGCCAGGGACAATGGCCTTGCCGATGGGGATACGGTTCTGATTACCAGTCCCTATGGAAAAATCTTAAGAAATGCCTGCCTTACAGAACGAGTAAGACCCGGAGTCGTTGCTCTGCCTCATGGCGCCTGGGTGGATATGGATGAAAAAACGGGAATCGATGTGGGTGGCGCGGATAATATCCTCAGTGGCCAAATCCCGACCGGGCAGGGAGTTTCAGGGTTTAATACCGGGATTGCCCGGATTGAGAAATACACACAATCCAAACTCATTCCCGATGTAGAAAAAGCAGCAAGAATCGTATTCCAGGAAGGGGTGTAA
- a CDS encoding 4Fe-4S dicluster domain-containing protein — MGKKGFYFDMEACIGCRTCQIACKDKNNNDIGVLYRRVKNFETGVYPRPDAFNYSSSCNHCAEAKCVKGCPTGAMHYAEDGTVQHDKDKCIGCKYCIWNCPYGAPQFIEESGIVGKCDSCKGLRDSGENPACVDACIMRCLEFGDLDELKAKYGDRFVQELPILPSAKLTNPSVLIKPKDCALDSNSREKEV; from the coding sequence ATGGGTAAAAAAGGTTTTTACTTTGATATGGAAGCCTGCATCGGCTGTCGCACTTGCCAGATTGCCTGCAAAGATAAAAATAATAACGATATTGGCGTGTTATACCGTCGGGTAAAGAATTTTGAGACCGGTGTTTATCCACGACCTGATGCTTTCAACTATTCCTCTTCCTGCAACCACTGTGCCGAGGCCAAATGTGTCAAGGGGTGCCCCACCGGTGCCATGCATTATGCAGAGGATGGTACTGTGCAGCACGATAAGGATAAATGCATCGGCTGTAAATATTGCATCTGGAACTGTCCCTATGGTGCACCTCAATTCATTGAAGAAAGCGGCATCGTGGGGAAATGCGACAGCTGCAAGGGCCTTCGTGACAGCGGAGAAAACCCTGCCTGTGTGGATGCATGTATTATGCGCTGCCTGGAATTTGGGGACTTAGATGAACTTAAGGCAAAGTATGGCGACCGCTTTGTTCAGGAGTTGCCTATTCTGCCCTCTGCAAAGCTTACAAATCCATCGGTGCTGATTAAGCCCAAGGATTGTGCTTTAGACTCCAATTCTCGTGAGAAAGAGGTGTAA
- a CDS encoding dimethyl sulfoxide reductase anchor subunit family protein produces MENLSLILFSICIQAAIGIMIFVALGKSFNKEGQFKTAIVTAAGLAIVGFLASLLHLGKPLAALNSLLHFSTSWLSREIWFTGAFTGITLLIALLVIARPSAKGAVNALAPLVAVVGLVDVYMMASIYGFASVPAWQHGSLTIEFYAAAISMGAVMFLALSGQEAVKVKKPASLAVGAVVIVQVAAMVLYYIQLGTSGNGAAGQSLALLNSMSGIMAMKWMLILFGAGLLFFPVGKGGTKVSAGQDAVQAAATTEGAVDTAVYLAAALVVVGQILGRYLFYAIMVVNTVGLS; encoded by the coding sequence GTGGAAAACCTATCCTTAATCCTATTCTCAATCTGCATTCAGGCGGCTATCGGCATTATGATCTTCGTGGCTCTGGGCAAATCCTTCAACAAGGAAGGACAATTTAAAACGGCGATAGTCACAGCCGCCGGCCTGGCTATTGTCGGGTTTCTCGCCTCTCTGCTGCACTTGGGTAAACCCCTTGCCGCACTGAACTCCCTTCTCCACTTCAGCACCTCCTGGCTGAGCCGGGAAATCTGGTTCACCGGTGCCTTTACTGGGATAACCCTTTTAATAGCCTTATTGGTGATTGCCAGACCTTCGGCCAAAGGTGCGGTCAATGCTTTGGCTCCCCTTGTCGCAGTGGTGGGTTTAGTTGATGTTTATATGATGGCTTCGATCTATGGCTTTGCCTCGGTGCCGGCCTGGCAGCACGGTTCCCTAACGATTGAGTTCTATGCGGCCGCCATCTCCATGGGAGCCGTCATGTTTCTCGCGTTAAGCGGACAGGAAGCTGTTAAAGTGAAAAAACCTGCCTCTCTGGCAGTGGGCGCTGTGGTAATCGTGCAGGTAGCGGCTATGGTGCTCTACTATATCCAGCTGGGAACCAGCGGGAATGGGGCAGCCGGGCAAAGCCTTGCTCTCTTGAACAGCATGAGCGGAATCATGGCCATGAAATGGATGTTGATTCTCTTTGGAGCAGGATTGCTGTTCTTCCCCGTGGGTAAAGGAGGGACGAAGGTATCTGCCGGTCAAGATGCCGTTCAAGCAGCGGCAACTACTGAAGGTGCTGTTGATACGGCAGTCTATCTTGCAGCAGCCTTAGTGGTTGTAGGCCAGATATTAGGCCGATATCTCTTTTATGCAATTATGGTTGTGAATACTGTTGGATTAAGTTAA
- a CDS encoding dimethyl sulfoxide reductase anchor subunit family protein gives MKELALILFTISVQVAIGIMVFAAIAKQLHKDGLFKTAVLTSAVLAIAGLLASFLHLGHPLSAINALTRFATSWLSREIWFTSLFTGLTVLAALFIYFKPAAKSAVNLLVILAAVIGLIDVYAMASVYASTSIEAWQHAATFIEFYAAALSMGSLIFFALSAKEAPNLQKVVSIAVAAAIVVQAVGSFTAPQTMGAAMIIKWAAILVGAGLLFLSGKKKELGVSIVLGSTALVLLGQIVGRYIFFTL, from the coding sequence ATGAAAGAGTTAGCATTAATTCTGTTCACCATCAGTGTTCAAGTCGCCATCGGGATTATGGTTTTTGCCGCTATTGCCAAGCAATTGCATAAAGACGGTCTCTTTAAAACCGCCGTCTTGACCTCGGCAGTCCTAGCCATAGCCGGCCTTCTTGCCTCCTTCCTGCACTTGGGTCACCCCTTGTCGGCCATCAACGCCCTTACGAGATTCGCAACCTCCTGGCTGAGCCGTGAAATTTGGTTTACCAGCTTGTTTACCGGTCTAACCGTCCTGGCCGCTTTGTTCATTTATTTTAAGCCTGCAGCCAAAAGTGCTGTCAATCTTTTAGTTATACTAGCCGCTGTTATTGGTTTAATCGATGTTTATGCCATGGCTTCCGTCTATGCCTCCACCAGTATTGAAGCTTGGCAGCATGCAGCAACCTTTATCGAATTTTATGCTGCCGCCCTATCCATGGGGTCCCTGATTTTCTTCGCTTTGAGCGCTAAAGAAGCGCCTAACCTGCAAAAAGTTGTGTCCATTGCCGTTGCCGCAGCGATTGTGGTCCAGGCTGTCGGCAGTTTCACCGCTCCGCAAACCATGGGCGCAGCCATGATTATTAAATGGGCTGCCATCCTGGTGGGTGCCGGTTTACTCTTCCTCTCCGGCAAAAAGAAAGAACTTGGAGTTTCCATCGTCTTAGGTTCTACTGCTTTAGTGCTCCTCGGACAAATTGTCGGCCGCTATATCTTCTTCACTTTATAA
- a CDS encoding 4Fe-4S dicluster domain-containing protein, with product MALGFYFDVTKCIGCRTCQVACKDRNRLDVGILFRQVKSYETGVYPDARVYHYSGACNHCKEAKCVKGCPTGALHFADDGTVQHNKNKCIGCKYCTWNCPYGVPQFIEETGVISKCDSCKDLRDAGQNPMCVNACLMRCLEFGDLNELAAKHGTNLVKELPVLPSANVTKPSILINPKECSLDTNYVELEV from the coding sequence ATGGCCTTAGGATTTTATTTTGATGTCACTAAATGCATCGGCTGCCGCACCTGTCAAGTAGCCTGCAAAGATAGAAACCGCTTGGATGTAGGCATTTTATTCCGCCAAGTCAAAAGCTATGAAACCGGGGTGTATCCCGACGCCAGGGTGTATCATTACTCCGGCGCCTGCAACCATTGTAAAGAAGCCAAATGTGTTAAAGGCTGCCCCACCGGAGCTCTTCACTTCGCTGATGATGGGACCGTGCAGCATAATAAAAACAAATGTATCGGCTGCAAATACTGTACCTGGAACTGCCCTTATGGTGTTCCCCAATTCATTGAAGAGACCGGGGTCATCAGCAAATGCGATAGCTGCAAAGATCTGCGGGATGCAGGCCAAAACCCTATGTGCGTAAATGCCTGCCTCATGCGCTGCCTGGAATTCGGCGATCTGAATGAACTGGCTGCTAAACATGGAACAAACCTCGTTAAAGAGTTACCAGTATTGCCTTCTGCCAATGTGACAAAACCCTCTATCCTGATCAATCCTAAAGAGTGCTCTTTAGATACCAACTATGTAGAGTTGGAGGTATAA